Proteins encoded within one genomic window of Gracilimonas sp.:
- a CDS encoding serine hydrolase has protein sequence MYRLHRLFTATFLLVIFSSTAWAQTYYPGSWGDWEKRSPEELSLSADKIQEAIQFAQDNETDNPRSMEENHYGTFGREPFGDGIGPFKDRGEQTGIIIKNGYIVAEWGEPFRVDMTHSVTKSFLSTTVGIAFDRGLIRDVNEKVDQYMAPIYFMEWDNNQNKADEFKEPKVFEPFKGEHNSKITWNHLLRQTSDWEGTLWGKPDWADRPSGDRSEWMTRERHEPGSVFEYNDTRVNLLALAAMNVLREPLPKVLREEVMDKIGASPTWQWMGYENSWVIIDGQQMQAVSGGGHWGGGMFISARDQARFGLLTLRNGKWKDEQIISEEWNKMAQTPTEANTNYGFMNWFLNVNKDRLPSAPTSAFFHLGAGTNMVYVDQENDLVIVARWIDGGAMDGVVKRVLDSIN, from the coding sequence ATGTATCGATTACATCGCTTATTTACTGCCACTTTTCTACTTGTCATTTTCAGCTCAACGGCTTGGGCTCAAACCTACTACCCCGGAAGCTGGGGTGACTGGGAGAAACGATCTCCCGAAGAACTCAGCCTGAGTGCCGATAAAATTCAGGAAGCCATTCAATTTGCTCAGGATAATGAAACCGATAATCCCCGCAGCATGGAAGAAAATCACTATGGTACGTTTGGACGCGAACCGTTTGGAGATGGAATCGGCCCTTTTAAAGATCGCGGTGAGCAAACCGGAATTATTATCAAAAACGGATATATAGTAGCCGAATGGGGAGAGCCTTTTCGGGTGGACATGACCCACAGCGTGACCAAAAGCTTTCTCTCTACAACGGTTGGAATTGCCTTTGACCGTGGATTGATCCGGGATGTAAATGAAAAGGTGGATCAATACATGGCGCCCATCTATTTCATGGAATGGGATAACAACCAGAACAAAGCCGATGAATTCAAAGAACCCAAAGTATTTGAGCCATTCAAGGGTGAACACAATTCAAAGATCACCTGGAATCATCTGCTCCGCCAAACTTCTGACTGGGAAGGCACATTATGGGGGAAGCCGGATTGGGCCGATCGCCCTTCCGGAGATCGTTCTGAGTGGATGACCCGGGAGCGACATGAACCGGGTTCTGTGTTTGAATACAATGATACTCGTGTAAACCTGCTGGCTTTAGCCGCCATGAATGTTTTGCGGGAGCCACTCCCCAAAGTGCTTCGTGAAGAAGTGATGGATAAGATCGGAGCCTCACCAACCTGGCAATGGATGGGTTATGAAAACTCGTGGGTCATCATTGACGGACAACAAATGCAGGCGGTAAGCGGTGGCGGACATTGGGGCGGAGGGATGTTCATCAGTGCACGAGACCAAGCCCGATTTGGTTTGCTGACCTTAAGAAACGGTAAGTGGAAAGACGAGCAGATCATCTCCGAAGAATGGAATAAAATGGCCCAAACACCCACCGAGGCCAACACCAATTACGGTTTCATGAACTGGTTTTTGAATGTCAATAAAGATCGATTGCCAAGTGCTCCAACATCAGCTTTCTTTCATCTTGGCGCCGGAACCAATATGGTATATGTGGATCAGGAAAATGACCTGGTGATTGTGGCCCGTTGGATAGATGGCGGGGCGATGGATGGTGTGGTGAAAAGAGTCCTTGATTCCATAAATTAA
- a CDS encoding amidohydrolase has protein sequence MKKPLLLFLISLISLTTYAQDLKQIIDQKADEIEEQVIEWRRHFHENPELSNREFETASYIAEYLNELGLEVETEVAHTGVVALLKGGKPGPVIGLRADIDALPVTERTDVPFKSVATGMYQGKEVGVMHACGHDTHIAMMMGVAKILTDMKDEIKGTIKFIFQPAEEGAPQGEEGGAELMVKEGVLENPDVDAIFGLHIWDSTPVGTIGYRSEGIMASVNSFSLEITGKQAHGSAPWAGIDPIVTAAQIINNAQTIVSRSMPLTKQAAVVTFGKIEGGVRHNIIPEKVEMEGTIRALDEDMRQLIFKRLETIVQNTAESNGATANLTINKGYPITYNDPDLTAQMAPTLDRVTNGNAEIMDAVTGAEDFSFFQEKVPGLYFFLGGKEEGREAAGHHTPDFYIDESAMKLGVRAMSNLVIDYMNSAGN, from the coding sequence ATGAAAAAACCGTTATTGCTCTTCTTAATTTCACTTATCTCTTTAACCACATACGCCCAGGACCTTAAGCAAATCATCGATCAGAAAGCTGATGAAATTGAAGAACAGGTCATCGAGTGGCGCCGCCACTTTCACGAAAATCCCGAGCTTTCGAACAGAGAATTTGAGACCGCATCCTACATAGCAGAATACCTGAATGAATTAGGATTGGAAGTTGAAACCGAAGTTGCTCACACCGGAGTTGTCGCTCTTTTGAAAGGAGGAAAACCCGGGCCTGTAATCGGTTTGCGTGCGGATATTGACGCCCTCCCCGTTACAGAGCGCACAGATGTTCCCTTTAAATCGGTAGCAACCGGAATGTATCAGGGAAAAGAAGTTGGAGTGATGCATGCTTGCGGGCACGATACCCACATCGCCATGATGATGGGCGTTGCAAAGATCTTAACAGACATGAAAGATGAGATCAAGGGAACCATTAAGTTTATTTTTCAGCCTGCTGAAGAAGGAGCCCCTCAAGGCGAAGAAGGCGGTGCCGAATTGATGGTGAAAGAAGGAGTACTCGAAAACCCGGATGTAGATGCTATCTTCGGGCTCCATATTTGGGACAGCACGCCCGTTGGAACCATCGGGTATCGCTCAGAAGGCATTATGGCCAGCGTAAACAGTTTCAGCCTTGAGATCACCGGGAAGCAAGCTCATGGCTCTGCCCCCTGGGCCGGCATTGACCCAATTGTTACGGCGGCACAGATCATCAACAACGCCCAGACCATCGTCAGCCGAAGTATGCCTTTGACCAAACAGGCTGCCGTAGTCACCTTTGGTAAAATTGAGGGTGGAGTTCGCCATAATATCATCCCCGAAAAAGTAGAAATGGAGGGAACCATCCGGGCACTCGATGAAGACATGCGTCAGCTTATTTTTAAGCGACTCGAGACTATTGTTCAAAACACCGCTGAAAGTAACGGCGCCACAGCTAACCTTACCATCAACAAAGGCTATCCCATCACCTACAACGACCCGGATTTAACTGCTCAAATGGCTCCTACTCTGGACCGGGTAACTAATGGCAATGCTGAAATCATGGATGCTGTAACCGGAGCTGAGGACTTTTCTTTCTTCCAGGAAAAAGTCCCCGGACTTTATTTTTTCCTGGGCGGGAAAGAAGAAGGCAGGGAAGCAGCCGGACATCACACTCCTGACTTTTACATTGATGAAAGCGCCATGAAGCTGGGTGTTCGAGCTATGAGCAACCTGGTCATTGATTATATGAACTCAGCCGGAAACTAA
- a CDS encoding MBL fold metallo-hydrolase, which translates to MESDKTSQQFITVLGIAQDAGFPQADCEKEHCKQYWDGRVEKRHVVSLGLSDQTTGQNWMFEATPDFTYQLHQLKSTSAIDDLSGIFLTHAHIGHYTGLMYLGHEVMGASGVPVYTMPRMKSYLKKNGPWSQLVSMNNIDLQQQKADSTIQISPNILVTPFRVPHRDEYSETVGYRINSENTSILFIPDINKWHVWERDIIEEVSKVDVALLDGTFYDANELPGRDMSEIPHPYVEESIKLFNNLPASEKEKIMFLHFNHTNPLILDGPERREVENLGFQVASEGQIIPLN; encoded by the coding sequence TTGGAAAGTGATAAAACCTCACAACAATTCATCACAGTATTAGGCATTGCCCAGGATGCCGGCTTTCCCCAGGCCGATTGTGAAAAAGAACATTGCAAGCAATATTGGGATGGCAGGGTTGAAAAACGGCATGTTGTCAGTTTAGGCCTCTCGGATCAAACCACCGGACAAAACTGGATGTTTGAAGCCACGCCCGATTTCACGTATCAGCTTCATCAGCTTAAATCCACTTCTGCGATTGATGATCTTTCCGGGATCTTCTTGACTCACGCTCATATCGGGCATTATACCGGCTTAATGTATTTGGGGCATGAAGTGATGGGAGCCTCCGGTGTTCCGGTATATACAATGCCGAGGATGAAATCATACCTTAAAAAAAACGGTCCGTGGAGTCAATTGGTAAGTATGAATAACATTGATCTCCAACAGCAAAAAGCCGATTCAACCATCCAAATCAGCCCAAATATCTTGGTAACCCCTTTTCGGGTTCCTCATCGGGATGAATATTCTGAGACTGTTGGATATCGTATAAATTCTGAAAACACGTCTATCCTTTTCATCCCTGATATCAATAAATGGCATGTTTGGGAAAGGGATATCATTGAAGAAGTCTCAAAAGTTGATGTAGCTTTATTGGATGGTACTTTCTATGATGCAAATGAATTGCCCGGTCGCGATATGAGTGAGATTCCCCATCCATACGTTGAGGAAAGCATTAAACTTTTTAACAATCTTCCTGCTTCAGAAAAGGAAAAAATTATGTTTCTTCATTTTAATCATACCAATCCATTGATTTTAGATGGTCCTGAGCGCAGGGAAGTTGAAAATCTTGGATTTCAGGTGGCCTCAGAAGGGCAAATCATTCCATTAAATTAA
- the carA gene encoding glutamine-hydrolyzing carbamoyl-phosphate synthase small subunit, which produces MSLNERKKAILALSDGTVVHGKAVGHEGITGGELCFNTSMTGYQEIFTDPSYYGQLMMMTYPHIGNYGTQPRDDEARKVMVAGIICRAFSHEYSNTMADRSLQEYLEDNEITGISGIDTRKLVRHVREKGVMNAVISSTEMDEKKLIQMAKDWEDMEGLELATKVTRSEAQTVNGKDEFRVAAFDYGIKQNIINNLNKRGCTLRIFPAKTTVDEIKEWEADGYFFSNGPGDPTATAEYALEAVNYAKETGKPMFGICLGHQLMALSEGLKTTKMFVGHRGANQPVKNLQTGLVEISTQNHGFAVDEDSMDEKVAEVTHINLNDGTIEGLKFKNFPGFSVQYHPEASPGPHDSAYLFDQFIDMMKK; this is translated from the coding sequence ATGTCACTAAACGAAAGAAAAAAAGCCATACTTGCACTCTCTGACGGAACCGTAGTTCACGGGAAGGCCGTTGGCCATGAAGGTATCACCGGCGGTGAGCTGTGTTTTAACACCAGCATGACCGGCTATCAGGAGATCTTCACTGATCCCAGTTACTACGGTCAGCTGATGATGATGACCTATCCACACATAGGAAACTATGGAACCCAGCCACGCGATGATGAAGCTCGAAAAGTGATGGTGGCCGGTATTATCTGCCGGGCTTTCTCTCACGAATACAGTAACACCATGGCGGATCGCAGTCTTCAGGAATACCTGGAAGACAATGAGATCACAGGAATTTCAGGTATTGATACCCGTAAACTTGTTCGTCATGTTCGTGAGAAAGGGGTAATGAATGCCGTCATTTCCAGCACCGAAATGGATGAAAAGAAGCTTATTCAAATGGCTAAGGACTGGGAAGATATGGAAGGCCTTGAATTGGCTACTAAAGTCACTCGTTCCGAAGCCCAAACCGTGAATGGCAAAGATGAATTCAGAGTTGCCGCTTTCGATTATGGCATCAAGCAAAACATCATTAACAATTTAAATAAGCGTGGTTGTACACTTCGGATCTTTCCGGCTAAAACAACAGTAGATGAGATCAAAGAATGGGAAGCGGATGGCTACTTTTTCAGCAACGGTCCCGGCGACCCCACTGCAACAGCTGAGTATGCTCTTGAAGCTGTGAATTACGCGAAGGAAACCGGTAAACCGATGTTCGGTATCTGTCTCGGTCATCAATTGATGGCGCTCAGTGAGGGACTCAAAACCACCAAGATGTTTGTAGGTCATCGTGGAGCCAATCAACCCGTGAAAAATCTGCAAACCGGATTGGTGGAAATTTCAACTCAAAACCACGGATTTGCTGTGGATGAGGATTCCATGGATGAGAAGGTGGCGGAAGTTACCCATATCAATCTGAATGATGGAACTATAGAAGGGTTGAAGTTCAAAAATTTCCCGGGATTTTCGGTGCAATATCATCCCGAAGCGTCTCCCGGCCCGCACGACTCAGCGTATCTGTTCGATCAGTTCATAGATATGATGAAAAAATGA
- a CDS encoding 6-bladed beta-propeller: protein MLSTKQYIVFSFVVGVFIWMIPLQSEAQNTYKAEEELRIGTIDGEFEYIFARISDLALGADGTIFVTDSPAGDPVVRLFDENGSFIKYVGRDGRGPGEYGRIGGIGSFPDGRLAIWDIGNQRINVYEPNGDFAESFLVTSGLHSSYKTFEVDHEGNFYLKVMFFDRNNPQSNMNPPKAWYKISPTGELVDTLHVPQGEEDYPQSFVIFTDAGAGYPFNTQMLENFSSSGHVITAVNNQYEIVLHKEDGPVLIQREYSPLEVTSEEEEQWENFKKRFTSGGYNIESSIPDKKPPFKELLTDSQGRIWVWRYTKAQPVDGGIFSSRIQVWEPPVFDVFNPDGSFYGNVTLPMGAVFLEAKDDKVWAVFTDEDKTEYVVRYKLVLKNQ from the coding sequence TTGTTAAGTACAAAACAGTATATAGTATTCTCTTTTGTCGTGGGTGTTTTTATTTGGATGATTCCCCTCCAATCCGAAGCTCAAAACACCTATAAAGCGGAAGAAGAATTACGTATTGGTACTATTGATGGAGAGTTTGAATATATATTTGCGCGAATTTCTGATCTTGCATTAGGTGCTGACGGAACTATTTTTGTGACTGATTCCCCGGCAGGAGACCCTGTGGTTAGATTATTTGACGAGAATGGCTCTTTCATAAAATATGTTGGTAGGGATGGTCGGGGTCCCGGAGAATATGGCAGGATTGGAGGAATAGGGTCTTTTCCGGATGGAAGATTGGCCATTTGGGATATAGGCAATCAGCGAATTAACGTGTATGAACCAAATGGGGATTTTGCAGAAAGTTTTTTGGTAACTTCAGGCTTGCACTCATCTTACAAAACTTTTGAAGTGGATCATGAAGGTAATTTTTATTTAAAGGTCATGTTCTTTGATCGTAATAACCCACAAAGTAATATGAATCCCCCGAAAGCCTGGTATAAAATTTCGCCTACCGGAGAGCTGGTTGATACTCTACATGTACCTCAGGGTGAAGAAGACTATCCTCAATCTTTTGTGATTTTTACAGATGCAGGAGCCGGTTATCCTTTTAATACACAGATGTTGGAGAATTTTAGTTCAAGCGGCCATGTCATTACGGCTGTAAATAATCAGTATGAAATTGTTTTGCATAAAGAGGACGGGCCGGTACTAATTCAGCGAGAATATTCTCCATTAGAAGTGACTTCTGAAGAAGAAGAACAATGGGAAAATTTTAAAAAAAGATTTACTTCAGGCGGATATAATATTGAGTCTTCTATTCCGGATAAAAAACCACCATTTAAAGAATTGTTAACGGATTCGCAGGGAAGAATATGGGTTTGGAGATATACAAAAGCCCAACCGGTAGATGGAGGGATATTCTCTTCAAGAATTCAAGTATGGGAGCCTCCTGTATTTGATGTTTTCAACCCGGATGGTTCTTTTTATGGAAATGTCACATTGCCAATGGGAGCGGTATTTTTAGAGGCAAAGGATGACAAGGTGTGGGCGGTTTTTACGGATGAAGATAAAACTGAATATGTGGTTCGGTATAAATTGGTCCTAAAAAATCAATAG
- a CDS encoding S9 family peptidase has product MKLYFKHFAFILFVFALLTGCDWQRESTIKSNITNLSAPIAEKQDSVLTIHGDTRIDPYFWMRLTDEQKIAETPDAQTQKVLDYLNSENEYTDLAMKDTEGLQEKLYEEIVGRIKETDESLPYFKNGYWYYTRYEEGNEYPIYSRKKGSLDAEEEILIDVNELAEGHDYYSATGLQVSPDNKILAFGEDTLSRRVYHIRFKNLETGEFLDDKLDNTTGGGAWANDNRTYFYTTKNKVSLLSEKIYRHTLGNNPSSDKLVYSEEDPSFYLGVNKSKSDQYIIISEQSTLANDYHILNADNPNGEFRQFTPREEVHEYSIDHFEDKFYIVTNWEAPNFRLMETSENATQKSNWTEIIPHREDVLISGIEVFRDYLVVSERSNALTNIKVINQNTEEEHYLKFDEEAYVAYTSTNPEFDTETLRFGYSSLTTPNSTYDYNMNTREMELMKQQEVVGGHNPDDYTTERFFAEAHDGVMIPVSVVYKNSVEKSPNTPLLLYSYGSYGSSTDPRFNSSLLSLLDRGFIYAIAHIRGGQEMGRQWYEDGKMFNKINTFTDFIDVAKYLEDNGYSSAPHMYARGGSAGGLLMGAVVNMAPNQFNGVIAAVPFVDVVSTMLDETIPLTTNEFDEWGNPKNEDSYHYMLSYSPYDNVVEQEYPNLLVTTGLFDSQVQYWEPAKWVAKLRDKKAGDNVLLLKTNMKAGHGGASGRFERYRQTALEYAFLLDLEGMRR; this is encoded by the coding sequence ATGAAGCTCTACTTTAAACATTTTGCATTTATTCTCTTTGTTTTTGCACTGCTAACCGGATGTGACTGGCAGCGCGAATCAACCATAAAGAGCAACATAACCAATCTTTCTGCTCCCATCGCTGAAAAACAGGATTCAGTGCTTACCATTCACGGGGACACCAGAATCGACCCTTATTTCTGGATGCGCCTTACTGATGAACAAAAAATAGCTGAAACGCCGGACGCTCAAACACAGAAAGTGCTCGATTACCTAAATAGCGAAAATGAATACACCGATCTCGCTATGAAAGATACCGAGGGGCTTCAGGAGAAATTGTACGAAGAGATTGTTGGCAGAATTAAAGAAACAGACGAATCTCTTCCCTATTTCAAAAATGGATATTGGTATTACACCCGCTATGAAGAAGGAAACGAATATCCCATTTATTCCCGTAAAAAAGGATCCCTTGATGCTGAAGAAGAAATTCTGATCGATGTAAATGAATTGGCTGAAGGACACGATTACTATTCAGCAACAGGACTTCAGGTCAGTCCTGACAACAAAATCCTGGCTTTTGGAGAAGACACTCTGAGCCGAAGGGTGTACCATATTCGATTTAAGAACCTGGAAACCGGTGAGTTTCTGGATGATAAATTAGACAATACCACCGGCGGCGGAGCCTGGGCGAACGATAACCGCACCTATTTCTATACCACCAAAAATAAAGTATCCCTGCTTTCCGAAAAGATATACCGGCATACCCTGGGTAATAATCCCTCCTCGGATAAATTGGTGTATTCTGAAGAAGATCCCTCTTTTTATTTGGGTGTTAATAAATCAAAATCAGATCAGTACATCATAATTAGCGAGCAAAGCACCCTGGCCAACGATTATCATATTCTGAATGCCGATAACCCTAACGGAGAATTCCGGCAGTTCACTCCGCGTGAAGAAGTGCATGAGTATTCTATCGATCACTTTGAGGATAAATTCTATATCGTTACCAATTGGGAAGCACCCAACTTCCGGCTTATGGAAACCTCCGAGAATGCGACTCAAAAAAGTAACTGGACAGAAATAATCCCTCACCGGGAAGATGTGCTTATTAGCGGCATCGAGGTTTTTCGGGATTACCTGGTGGTCAGCGAGCGGAGCAATGCGCTCACCAACATCAAAGTCATAAACCAAAACACAGAAGAAGAGCATTATCTGAAATTTGATGAAGAAGCTTATGTGGCTTATACCTCAACAAATCCTGAGTTTGATACTGAAACCCTTCGGTTTGGTTATTCCTCTTTAACCACCCCCAATTCTACTTACGACTATAACATGAATACCCGTGAAATGGAATTGATGAAGCAGCAAGAAGTTGTGGGCGGACATAACCCGGATGATTACACGACAGAACGTTTCTTTGCCGAGGCTCACGATGGGGTGATGATTCCCGTATCTGTTGTTTACAAAAACTCTGTAGAGAAAAGTCCCAACACCCCCTTGTTGCTTTATTCTTACGGTTCCTATGGCTCCTCAACCGATCCCCGTTTTAATTCTTCTTTACTGAGTCTTCTCGACCGTGGATTTATCTATGCTATTGCACACATTCGGGGTGGACAGGAAATGGGTCGGCAATGGTATGAAGACGGCAAGATGTTCAACAAAATAAATACCTTTACCGATTTTATTGACGTAGCCAAATATCTTGAAGACAATGGCTATTCGTCTGCCCCTCACATGTACGCCCGTGGTGGAAGTGCCGGTGGATTGCTGATGGGAGCAGTCGTAAATATGGCTCCAAACCAGTTTAATGGAGTAATCGCCGCCGTGCCTTTTGTGGATGTAGTTTCAACAATGCTGGATGAAACCATTCCATTAACTACCAATGAATTCGATGAATGGGGGAATCCCAAAAACGAAGACTCCTATCATTATATGCTTTCTTATTCCCCTTACGATAATGTTGTGGAACAGGAATATCCCAACCTATTGGTAACTACCGGATTATTTGACTCACAGGTTCAGTATTGGGAACCTGCAAAGTGGGTGGCCAAATTAAGGGATAAAAAGGCCGGCGATAATGTCCTTCTTTTGAAGACCAATATGAAAGCCGGGCATGGCGGCGCTTCAGGCCGCTTTGAGCGCTACCGTCAAACCGCATTGGAATATGCTTTTTTACTCGATCTTGAGGGAATGAGACGTTAA
- a CDS encoding NAD(P)H-binding protein, with product MNKTAIVIGATGLVGSHVLNLLLQDERYQTVKVFHRRSTGINHPKLKEHLVDFKNLDFWRSQLTGDELYSALGTTIKKAGSQEAQYTVDFTYQYETAKAAAENGVSKFALVSSAGANPKSRAFYPKLKGELDQAVKELPFEVITILRPSFLEGDRSENRLGETVGIILAKMFTKIPGLKKYRPIFAETVAEGMINSLQKCPPGYHIFELDEIFYL from the coding sequence ATGAATAAAACAGCTATCGTAATAGGGGCAACCGGGTTAGTAGGCTCCCATGTGTTGAACCTCCTGCTTCAGGATGAGCGCTATCAAACAGTGAAAGTTTTTCATCGGCGAAGTACAGGAATTAACCATCCCAAACTAAAGGAACACCTAGTAGATTTTAAAAACCTGGATTTCTGGAGATCACAGCTTACCGGTGATGAATTATATTCCGCTTTGGGAACCACCATTAAAAAAGCCGGAAGTCAGGAAGCCCAATACACTGTCGATTTCACTTACCAATATGAAACGGCAAAAGCTGCAGCAGAAAATGGGGTCTCTAAATTTGCACTCGTTTCTTCGGCCGGAGCCAACCCGAAATCCCGGGCATTTTATCCCAAATTGAAAGGGGAATTGGATCAAGCTGTTAAAGAATTACCATTTGAAGTAATCACCATTTTACGCCCTTCTTTCTTAGAAGGAGATCGAAGCGAAAACAGGCTAGGTGAGACGGTCGGCATTATTCTCGCCAAAATGTTTACCAAAATTCCGGGACTTAAAAAGTACCGTCCCATTTTTGCTGAAACTGTGGCCGAGGGAATGATCAATTCTCTTCAAAAATGCCCGCCCGGATATCATATTTTCGAACTGGATGAGATTTTTTATTTGTAA